The region CCCAActgaaacaacatttaatttatCTGGACATGGACTGGAGTAAGGGAGTGAAatcttttttcagatttttaaattaCGAAAGCTTTCCATTTCCGACAGCCAGCAGCAGGGCGCACTTTAGagatttttaaatgctttttagcTCACgctgaggttttgtttttttttttgtttttttttgtcatatgtCTTGGAAATACTTGAGATCTCTGGAAATGGGGACTTTGGTTTTATCTGATGTCAGGACTAAAGGAGGAGTTTTTTTCatgctcctgctcctctctctctgcatcctTGGTGGGAAATGTGAGCTTCAGGATGCAAAATCTCCAGAACCAGCCAACGTCCCTCCTGTCAAGCCTTTCCACAATGAAATCAATGAACCTCAGGCTTTCCCAGAACAGGAGAAAGCCAACCTCCCTGTATTTACAATGGACTACCCTCGGATTCAGGTCCCCTTTGAGTTTACTCTATGGATACTGTTGGCCTCCTTTGCAAAAATCGGTATGTTTAAACAAACCACGGTGTTTATGTATACAATGGCGCGTGAATAAACAGGGTTTGTATCAGGATTTATAATCAGAATTACTGTAGCAACATTACTCTGGATGACAGCGGCGTTAGTTTTGTGGAACAAGTCcaattttgttcttttcttctcctcaggTTTCCACATCTACCATAAAATCACCATTTGGATCCCGGAGTCCTGTCTTCTCATTGCAATTGGCCTCATTGTTGGTGCCATTATGCACTCGGTCAAAGAGGAGCCTCCTGCTGTCCTCAACTCCAACGTCTTCTTCCTCTACATGCTCCCACCCATTGTGCTCGATAGCGGCTACTTCATGCCCACAAGGCCGTTCTTTGAAAACGTCGGCACAGTGCTGTGGTACTCTGTGGTGGGAACCCTGTGGAACAGTATCGGCATCGGACTTTCTCTTTTCACCATCTGCCAGTTTGAGGTGTTTGGAGTTCAAGATATCAACCTGCAGGTCAGTTACAGTCTCAGGAAGCACAGAGTGGTGTGATTTCTTGTGATTATAAGATCAATAGTCACATCTCTCTGCTGTTACTTCCAAAATTTGGCTTGGCAGCAGGGTCATCCATTATTAAAAAAGGAGCGATTGTtctgcagtgttgtgttgtaCTCATTTCACTTTACAGGAGAACTTGCTGTTTGCCTCCATCATCTCGGCTGTGGACCCAGTGGCTGCTTTGAATGTGTTTGACGACATTGGAGTCAATGAGCAGATATACATAGTTATATTTGGAGAGGGACTCTTCAATGATGCTGTCACTGTGGTGAGTATAGGGGacgcattttattttattcttatgcAGGCCTAATAAAAGTCGCCTTATCGCTTAATGAgatttgattcattttgatagaaatgttgaaaatgagATTTTTCCAATAAGGTTTCAGAGCTCTATTCTTTTTACCCTAGTTGGACATCAGAGATCACGATATTtgcatgaaatataaataacataaatatgtcTGCATGCTCATAGTTGAGTCAGCATAATATGAGCAAATTATTAAATCCATATGCTGAGCATTTCTGAAGAAGCCTGCCCTGCCTGTGGGGATGACAGTTTGGCCTGGAAATTTTCCTCTCAGTCTAGTTTGTCCAGTTCCACATTGTTTAGTGGGAATGTCAGCCCGCCTTGGCTTTGGCTGAGTTTCACCTGAAAGGCAAGTTTCACACAACACTTCCTGGATTCACCTGCAAACTCTCAGCGAAGGACAGGACAAGTGTATTTCAAACATGCCACCTTTGACAGCCGTGCAACAGAAGTCAGATTGAGTAGCAGCTGAATCAAGAGGAGCATTTAAGCAATTCAACTTGCTTGACAACAACTACCCTAGTTGacactgtctttgtgtgtagcAATATGCAGTGAGTGTATCTGTATGAACAGCCTGCACGGTGCCTCGTTCTGCAGGACGTCTATATCTGATCTGATGTTACATCCTTCCTCTTGTCCTCCCCTCAGGTACTCTATAGCATGTTTGCCTTCTTGGCAGACCTGCCCATTGTTGAATCCACCGACGTGTTCCTGGGAGTGGCCCGTTTCTTCGTGGTGGGGGTCGGCGGCATCCTCTTTGGCCTTCTGTTTGGCTTCGTGGCTGCATTCACCACGCGCTTCACCCACAACGCCCGTCAGATTGAGCCCCTGTTCGTCTTCATGTACAGCTACCTGGCGTACCTGGTGGCCGAACTGTTCGCCATCTCCAGCGTCCTGGCGTACGTAAAGGCAACATCCAAATCAGTCCACACTCACAGTTGGGTGAGAAAATGCTGAATAGCCTCCATCTGCGAGGAAGTGATAGAAAAAGAATTCAAATCCTTCAGTTATGTAAAAGAAACAGTACCATTAAAAAATATTCTATCACAAGCAGGACATAAGCGCTCTAAGATAAATAAGAAAAGCTGATTACTGTTTCTCCTCGTTTCTAGACAATCATACAACTATTAATTATTTAACCAACACATATAGCtgacatgtatttatttttgcaatatttttcacAAAAGTCCACACTAGATTAAAACAATCAACCTTTATAATGCCATAAGAGGGGAAGCTCCAACTTGAATTTAAACAAACCCAACAAGTTCAGTcagactttttgttttctccctccctgcagCATTATCACATGTGCCATAACCATGAAGTACTACGTAGAGGAGAATGTATCCCAGAGATCCTGCACCACCATTCGCCACGTGGTGAAGATGCTAGCAACCATCTCCGAGactctcatcttcttcttcctgggCGTTATTACGATAACGACCGAACATGAGTGGAACTGGGCCTACATCCTGTTTACGCTTCTCTTCGCCTTCGTCTGGAGAGGACTGGGTGAGAGAATCAATTTCTTGGCAGTATTGCATCGGATTTCTTCTCCCCTCCCGTTTGATGTCCAAGACTTCCATCAATCAAACTAGTTTATCAGTCTTTTCCCTCCCTGCAGGCATTCTTGTGTTGACCCAGATCGTCAACCCGTTTCGTACCATCCAGTTCAATTTCAAAGATCAGTTCGGACTCGCCTACAGCGGTCTGCGAGGGGCAATCTGCTTCGCCCTGGTCTTCACCTTGCCTGATAACATCAACAGAAAGAACCTGTTTGTCACAGCTTCAATCGCCATTATCATATTCACTGTTTTCATACAGgtgggacaccttcaccttgAATTATGATTCTATTGTATTTGTGGGGGAGATTTAAAGGGCCTTAAATTCATTCAGATTTTCCGCTACCTGAAGAAAGGAGTTGATAAATGAGAAATAGTGATGAGCCAAGTTTAAAGCTAAATATTTGCAATAATCATTTCTACAGTTGAGGCATCCGTCACTTTGACTCCTTCATAAAGAATAACTTAATTCTCCTTTTTCCAGGGCATCAGCATCCGTCCCATCATAGAGTATATAAATATCAGGAggaccaacaaagacttgaacACCATTAATGTGGAGGTTCACACCAGGGTAAGTATCAGCTTCAGCAGTCACATCTTTCTCTCAATAACTTGAATTCTGATTTGTTTGTATTCTGTCCAGGTGATGGAGCATCTTATTTGTGGTGTTGAGGACCTGTGTGGCCAGTGGAGTCACTACTACTGGAAAGACAAGTAGGAGCTTCCTTATCGTCTCCCTGATTGTGCATCTTAATATGATTGGATTGAAATAGTAATCATCTTTTCCTGCAGACTCAAATCCTGATGTCCTAAcagcctttatttatttgtatcggGTGTCAGGTTTAAGAAGTTCAACGATCGTATTTTGAGGCGTATCCTGCTTCGAGACAACAGGGCTGAGTCCAGTATAGTGTCTCTGTATAAGAGACTGGAGCTGCAGAATGCTATTGATTTGCTGGACACACCTTTGGGAGACGTCAGTGCAGCGCCATCTATTGTTTCTCTGCAGTAAGTCCCACTGTCTCATTTTTCAAGCctgatttattaaattaattatgaccaaaaaaaaataaataaattcttccTGCAAAGTGGAAATTTTTACttgacaaatatttttcctcCATTTAATATAAAGTTATAAATGTTAGTAGGTCAACTGTGCAACTGAAGGGCTTCACAACCAGGCGACCCAACAGCTTTACCATTAAATCGATATACACTTTGATGAACGGGGAAAACCTTCAAATTAAATACTATCTGCTCGCCAACAGACAGGATGAGTGCATCAGCTAATTGCATGAGACCTTTATACTAAAAGTAATTTGGCTCCAGctgatgatgcttttttttttaaaattgtgacTACAAGCCATTAATGTCACTGGTAATAATGAAGCATTATACTTTTTTAGTGTCTAATTCACTGTTTATCTGCTCTCGCCTCCTATCAGTGACGAGATGATGGAGGCGTCTCGACCAAGGAGCAAGTTCCTGGCTGCTGACGTGAGGAAAATGCACGACATCCTGTCAAAGAACATGTACAAGATTCGGCAGAAGGTACAAACAGCGCTGCAACTGTTTATGTTGCGTTTCATTATTTCCTACTGTCCAAAAAAAGACcggttgtttttaaatgagctgaAACTGAAGTGAAGATTGATATTTTGGCAGCAGCAGTACTAAATGTAGTGAGCAAAAAATATTCTAAAGCcgaaatgaaaatgtatcttttgGAAGAAAAACGTAATCTAAAACGTAAAATTTAATGAAAGCAATACTTGCAGGAACAGTTTtgaaagtttgttttaattctTATCAGATTTTATAAAAGGATAATTATGACATGGATAAAAAACTATAGGACAAGACCGGCACTATTCAAATTTTTTCCTGTCATCAAATCTCttagcacttactgaattccCTCCCCTTCCCATTTACTCGTATTTGAAGTACATATatcattgtaattttttaaaatctatGAAAGGACCTGTGCGTTCTTATTTTTAGAACTATAGTGCATTTGTAAGGGAATATTTGCGATATGGACGAATACACTTTGTTGCTCTGTTGAGTATTTTGAGATGCCGGGCCACAGtcttttttgtagtttttggaaACAATGGCGCGGCACTCTATGGCTCAGAGGAATAAGACATATCAAACCCTGCAAATACACGACTTGTTTTTAGGATCTTTTGGTTGTTGTCATGGGATTTGCTGACAGTATGACAAACTTAAAAGGACCGTCAAATATGTCACAATGTTTTCCAGACGATGGCATACACCAACAAGTACACTCTGCCAGATGAAAGCCGAAACAGGGAGATTCTTATCCGGCGTCATGCAAGCATCAGACGAACCCTCCGAGCTGCAAGTTTCCGAGACAcagtgggtttttgttttggcgacaacaaaaagatattttccttttttttttccccatatgCCTGACCTTCATTTTCCATCCTCCTCCAGCCTGCAGTAAATATCCCAAAGTCACAAAGATACTACTCCCTCCAGCCTAATGGAAGCCTGGAGTCTGCCCTAAGAAGACGAAGCTCTGGTGAGTTTGATTTGTCGTGTCTCCCAGTCACAAATAATTTACTTTTGGCAGAATCATATTCAAATGCTGGTGTTATATTAGGTGGCAGTGAGGTGGGCCATCTCTCAGGTCGTCTCCAGTCTTCTGGTGTGTCACCCCGCTCTTCTTCCCGCTCTCTGATTCCCATGACGAAGTTGAACACCATCAAGGAGTTCCAAAGTGCAGGGGTGCAGCCGGCCACTTCGGACCGCTCAGACTCTTCACCAGCAGGAGTACAGACTTCAAATGATAGGGACCCCGGAAATCCCGGCGGTTCAATCTTCAGAGGAGCGAGAGGACCAGTTCCGGCACCAAGGAGACGCAGCTCAGATCGGGCAGAAGGAGATGAAGACCCTGTAcatccaggaggaggagggacggaACAAGTTCGTCGTCCTCCGCTACCACCGCCTCATGTCTGGAAACCTGAAAACCAGGATCCCACAGCAAATGAGGCGGGAAATCCTCTACTTAGACACTCATCACAGGGACCTAAACGCTGAGGGAGATCATGATGAACAAAGAAGGACAgcttgaaatgttttcaacctGGTCAGCTGCTTTGGAGGACGAACAGAACAGagaaaccaaagaaacaaaatgaacttcAAAACCGAAGCTACCGATCAGAGTTCAGTGTAAATTGTGTTTTGCTGGTTAAAAATAGCCTTGATATTACTCTCCTGTtctcataatttttttgtgcttttcttaacttgcattttctaaaataaaactggctttaagcctttttttttttttttttttttgcttttaagtcAATTGCCAGAGCTACAGACTTTTTGTAGAGCATGTACATATTTTGCAAcctaaaaaaaaccaaaagacatgaatttcttttgttctgtcaatttaaaaaccaatttaGTCAAGACTGTAGCATACAgtatgttttttattctttttaaacactggtgtgtttttagTGACTAAATCTTGGACTGTAcgaaaagaaacacaacatgtcAACTCGCTTCATCCTGTTGTTATATTTCCTGTGCGACGCGCCTTAACTCAGCATTAGCTCCACATGATCCCTGTAGCCATCAAGTAAAGATAGCACAATTATCCGCACTCCAAACCCAGTAACACAAAGAGATTGAGTGATTAACTCAGCTGTCAATCAAGCCCACACAAAGCAGGCTTCCTGGTTACTTCCATGGAGTAATATATGGATTTGCACCAAAAGGCCAATTCTgctgtgtgggggggtgggggtggggggttgctattgcttatttatattttaccacAACCTCCCATATCCTGTGAAACAGATGGCAGCACTAGTGGCTCAGCAGTGTCGAGTGCAACTGCAAGTTAAGCTCAGAGTTGGAGCCAATAACCCAATGAAGTCACTCACATGGGCTTCTACTGAAAGAGGagagattaaaaatgtttaatctgaAAAGGCAACTGTCCAAACTGCTGTGATCAGGAAACAAAGGCCGAAAGCGCTTTTGGATTTCTTGATGTGAATTTGGCTGCAGAAGGAGTGtttgaaggaaagaaatacacCAGCAAAAGAGGAAGAGCGCGTTTCGCATGTGcagctcactcactcaccaaCTACAGTACCTTAACATCAAACAGTCAGCGactttgtatttatatttgcatatgAGGCGACAAACCATCATCCGGTCAGGGTCTAGTTTGGATTGACTTGACTTTTACGTCTAAAGACTTGAGGCTGCAGCTTCCTTTAGAATATCGATTAATAAGAATAATGATATATGGACATGTGGTAATATAAGACTACTGTCCTCCACCATTTAACCAATGCATTTGAAACcagacagaggacacacagGTACCAACAAACTCAGGGGAGGTTGTTTAGtgctttttctctctattttatCAGTCCATACAACTCTGTCATGGCTTTCCAGTGTCATCTTTCAGGGTTTACGTCTCAATATCTGTCTGGATGGAGAGCAGAAGCGATAAAATATCTCTTTTTCTGCACAGAGCTCTGATAATGTCGTTTCTGAAAGCTGCTCTGAAGAAACTGCATCCCACTTGAAATTCAGCGAATGAAAAGATGAGAAGAACCAGCAGCAAAGCTCCACTGAAACCGCATTTTGGAAACGACGACACACTGAAAATATCTAATCAGGTTCGGCATGATCAGAGGCACAGAGAGATGGAGCTGTTCAAATAAAAGATgattattttgacaaatttccaacatttcaaataatttttcagtctgaaattgaaacatttaaatcactTTGGCTTTGATAGAAACAATATTTCCAATCCATACTTGGAATGGCAGTTTTGCAAGACAGTTAATGgaaaaactacaaaaagaaaacaatcataAAGACAACAAAACGGCGACAAGGAGACACACGgcagaacaacaaaaatataaaaaggacaaTAAGCAATACATCTGCATTGTTTTTTACCTTGGTGTCCTATTTTGGATGGGTGGCTGGccactttcagcaggataacgATCCCTACGATCAGAGCAACCACAACCTGTTCAAGGTGTTGATTTGCTTCCTAACTCCCCAAATCTCAATCCAATCCAGCATCTCTGGGATGAAGTCTGATCCATAGAGGCTCCACCTCTCAACTTCCAGGACTCAGTTTCACTGTTCCGGCAGCAAAAGGAAAACCTAGACATTGTTTGGCAAGTGCTCATAACATTAtggctgatgttttgttttgttttgtcaaaaaaaaaaaaaccatttgCGCCTTCGCGTGCTGTGTTTTCCCAAAAGAGAAATGTCGGAACACACCCCCCACAGCTGTTATAAATGTGTGTCAATATTAACTAATTAGGTGCTCCAGTCATAACTGTAAATCCTCCACACTGGCCATGAGGCTCATTACACATCacgctgtgtttgttttgattacTCTGGGCTTTTCGCTTCTGGCGCGGCTGCTCTAATTAAAGATGTTCCACTGTGATTACTAACATTTCATCATTCACTGAAAATCACAACAGtatgaaattaacatttttttaaaatggatAAACAGTAAACTTCTGATAAATTAACAAATTGGAATTAGAACTGCGGTGAAAACATAAAGACTAATTGAAGCAGGAGAGAGCTATTGAGTTAGTTTAGATTCAACGGTTTATctacacattacattacatttggaTCAGACTTGTTAAAGTTTGAAATCTACCCATTCATTCTTaccatttgtctttatttgattaaaaagagaaTGGGATGGCGCCATTTAAGGGATTCAGGATGCAAAAGAAAAGCTCAGTGGAATCTCAGTAAACATCTATattatttcaaataatttaGAGTTTCCAGCAGCAGAACAGGTTTTATTCTCACATCtacagtccacacagaaatgtgaccTATGAGGCAGGTTATTTCCCATAAATACAGTCCGTTGTTAAGCAACATCTGTAGGTCATAGCAAATAGCAACAGAGCACTGCAAAATAAGATGACCTTCTGAccttgtttgctgaatctgctagtgtagcttgtcctccacctcttGCACCCTCTATattttcatgccccctacccgaaccagggtctgtgtCCCATCCCtgcttttatctccacctcttctatttctccccccaaCCCCAACCAGGGTCTGCGTCCCCACCCCGCTTTCCCTGGTGCAGCTGGTGAGAGGCCAGAGTAGTTGACGGTAGTGCTGTatgagatagttgtctttgtgtgaggagcggtgatggctggcattaggggggtgcCTCTGGGgcgccagtgatcactgtccagcctcctggaggtgtcgtggcactaactagacgaaacactcactgctcactgggctaattagatattatctttagggcacggcgaaagtttgttgttaggtagatagtcactgagtctggtccttttttttttttggttttgcttgTAGCAGAAGtttctttctgaaaaactaaccTGCAAAATTTTTGGAGGGAAGTGAAGCCGGGTGGCTGGACATAATAATGAATTCGGAGCAGGAGGTTGCTGCTCCAACTCCCAACTTGATGGTTCATTTACTCCATGTCTGCCCCATGCCCTGTCTCCAATATCCCTATCAAATAAAGTAACTAACTAAAGTAAAAATAACTGGATGtaagcattctgggaaaaaaaaaaaaaaaaagacaggtgaTTATCACCTTAACCTACCACCTACCACCAATCCCAGAGACCTTAAGCTTAAGAGTTCCTGTATCCTCCAATTAAGAGCATTAGCTGGAAGCTGACCTCCTGAGAGGCTGGAACTTTTTATAACCTTTAAATGGAAAGCCAGTGGAAAATTGGCCGGTGAGAGTTTACAATGCTAAAAGCTGCACATGCTCAATAAGAGTGATCACATACTGGACAATAAATATGATTAGTGGCCTGGAGGAAAGCCAGCTCATCAAATATGCATCATGGAAATAAATTTTTAATGGGGACAACAGTTTACTGTAACGTATAACTGCAAGTCTGGGAAGAGAGATGAAGATTTAACATGGACGTGAGGCTTGAGGCTCCGTGACGACGTCTTTCATCATAAATCTTTCACATCCTGTCGGGAGCTGATGTATGATCTGCACTCATGGAGTTTTACTACACTGGCAGActaatattttaaacaaatcttATTAGTTCTTACAAAATGACTGATGGCGCTAAATTAAAGTACTGTAGCATACTAGGTTTTGCAAGTGCTACTAAATCTACCACACCTTCCTCGGTGCTAAATTCTGACCACAGTCAATTTAACATATGTTTTCTCATGGTCATTGTGGCTGAGCGCtcttgaagatgaatgaagctGATCATACAAGAATCATTTATATACAAAAGTGACGCAAGATCACTGTGAAATGCGTTTGCTGTTTGGTTGCATTGAAACATAATTTTCAGGAGACAAGGTTGTACATACTGAAGAACAAAACATGACAGTATCTCAGTCATCCTTATTATTCTGCAATTAAATCGATTAAACAACTGTGCAATTATCTATTTCATACGCGATAATACTTAAGTACTTTTCTCCTGCGCATCTATTAAGAGCTGCTGAATTTGtacaaataaaagatgaactCAGAAAAATGATGGAAGCTGGATATGAATGATACAAATAAAACTcctgaacaacaaaaaaggaaaacattctCAGAGAAACGCATGATGTTTCTCCACGGCTTTACTGTGTgaattgagagagagagagagagagagagagagagagagagagagagagagagagagagagagagagagagagagagagagagagagagagagagagaaaagtagctC is a window of Echeneis naucrates chromosome 2, fEcheNa1.1, whole genome shotgun sequence DNA encoding:
- the LOC115052357 gene encoding sodium/hydrogen exchanger 2-like, with the translated sequence MSWKYLRSLEMGTLVLSDVRTKGGVFFMLLLLSLCILGGKCELQDAKSPEPANVPPVKPFHNEINEPQAFPEQEKANLPVFTMDYPRIQVPFEFTLWILLASFAKIGFHIYHKITIWIPESCLLIAIGLIVGAIMHSVKEEPPAVLNSNVFFLYMLPPIVLDSGYFMPTRPFFENVGTVLWYSVVGTLWNSIGIGLSLFTICQFEVFGVQDINLQENLLFASIISAVDPVAALNVFDDIGVNEQIYIVIFGEGLFNDAVTVVLYSMFAFLADLPIVESTDVFLGVARFFVVGVGGILFGLLFGFVAAFTTRFTHNARQIEPLFVFMYSYLAYLVAELFAISSVLAIITCAITMKYYVEENVSQRSCTTIRHVVKMLATISETLIFFFLGVITITTEHEWNWAYILFTLLFAFVWRGLGILVLTQIVNPFRTIQFNFKDQFGLAYSGLRGAICFALVFTLPDNINRKNLFVTASIAIIIFTVFIQGISIRPIIEYINIRRTNKDLNTINVEVHTRVMEHLICGVEDLCGQWSHYYWKDKFKKFNDRILRRILLRDNRAESSIVSLYKRLELQNAIDLLDTPLGDVSAAPSIVSLHDEMMEASRPRSKFLAADVRKMHDILSKNMYKIRQKTMAYTNKYTLPDESRNREILIRRHASIRRTLRAASFRDTPAVNIPKSQRYYSLQPNGSLESALRRRSSGGSEVGHLSGRLQSSGVSPRSSSRSLIPMTKLNTIKEFQSAGVQPATSDRSDSSPAGVQTSNDRDPGNPGGSIFRGARGPVPAPRRRSSDRAEGDEDPVHPGGGGTEQVRRPPLPPPHVWKPENQDPTANEAGNPLLRHSSQGPKR